Part of the Deinococcota bacterium genome, CACTCATGCGCCTCTTGCTCGCTTAGCGTGAGCAAGAGACCACGGCGCATTCACCAGGCAGTGGTAAACGCTGGAGGGTTTCGCAAGGCCAGGCGCGCGTTGCGCCGCTTCGGCGCTCGGCGCGGGGCCCCTTGGCGCGCGCGCGCATGGCTGCTGAGCGAGTGGGGGCGGTCGCTCACCGCGCTCGGCGTCTTTTACGCCTTTTTGGGACTTCACCACACGCTCGGCTGGGAGCGGGCGCTCCTCTACCCGCTCGGCCTCAACCTGGCGGCGGCGACCTACCTCACGCTCACCTGGCTGGTCATCGTCGGCGCGAGTTCCAAGGAGACGGTTCGCTGGGCGGCGTCGGTCGAGGCCCGCTCGAGAGGTTGGCAGCGCCTGCTCGGCCAGGAAGCGAGCCTGGCGTTTATCGTCCTCATCAGCCTGTTCGGTCTCGTCGCGGCGGTCGGCCTGCTCCCTTCGGCGCAGCGCGAGGTGACCGAGTTGCTGCTTTTGCACGCGCTTGGCGTGGTCATGGCCTGG contains:
- a CDS encoding DUF1345 domain-containing protein — protein: MSKRPRRIHQAVVNAGGFRKARRALRRFGARRGAPWRARAWLLSEWGRSLTALGVFYAFLGLHHTLGWERALLYPLGLNLAAATYLTLTWLVIVGASSKETVRWAASVEARSRGWQRLLGQEASLAFIVLISLFGLVAAVGLLPSAQREVTELLLLHALGVVMAWAILHTAYALLYASLFYRDAGGGLEFPGGGEPTKLDFAYFAFTVGTTFATSDVKVTRRAFRRIVLGHTVLSFAYNTVILALTVNLILL